One Leptospira wolbachii serovar Codice str. CDC genomic region harbors:
- the argC gene encoding N-acetyl-gamma-glutamyl-phosphate reductase produces the protein MKQTKIAIIGAGGLTGKELTKLIAHHPGFELVHVTSNQVDGKHIREVFPDLSHLPDLKFQKHDAPVPKEAGVVLATPNEVSLEKAPQFLKEGRKVIDLSGTFRLHNQTKFEKAYQFSHTEFGMMDQVVFGLPELFREKLKNANFVSNPGCYATSAILPIALLGDLRKEIQGPVIVDAKSGVSGAGGRTEEIKFAYTNVYENFRAYKILTHQHEPEMEEYGFVGTEEKEIHFTPHLLPIYRGILATIYISFPKGIHTKQVEEKFQAAAAKEPFVRLYQSPEEVEIRKVQNTNFLDLGFRIKGNTLVIVSALDNLVKGAAGQALQNLNLMYGYPETEGLVTL, from the coding sequence ATGAAACAAACAAAGATTGCAATCATTGGTGCTGGTGGTCTTACCGGAAAAGAACTCACAAAACTCATCGCTCATCATCCGGGTTTTGAATTGGTACATGTTACTTCTAACCAAGTGGACGGCAAACACATCCGCGAAGTTTTCCCCGATCTCAGCCACTTACCAGATTTGAAGTTTCAAAAACACGATGCACCAGTGCCAAAAGAGGCTGGAGTTGTCCTTGCCACTCCGAATGAAGTCTCACTGGAAAAAGCTCCTCAATTCTTGAAGGAAGGTCGTAAGGTCATTGACCTATCGGGAACATTTAGACTGCACAACCAAACCAAATTTGAAAAGGCCTATCAATTTTCCCATACAGAATTTGGGATGATGGACCAAGTGGTATTTGGTTTACCAGAACTCTTTCGAGAAAAATTAAAAAATGCAAACTTTGTTTCGAATCCTGGTTGTTATGCGACCTCTGCCATTCTACCCATTGCCCTTCTTGGAGATTTAAGAAAGGAAATCCAAGGCCCAGTCATTGTCGATGCCAAATCAGGAGTCAGTGGCGCCGGTGGAAGAACAGAGGAAATCAAATTTGCTTATACGAATGTATATGAAAATTTCAGAGCCTATAAAATCCTCACCCACCAACATGAACCGGAAATGGAAGAGTATGGTTTTGTAGGAACAGAAGAGAAAGAAATTCATTTTACTCCCCACCTACTTCCGATCTATAGAGGAATCCTTGCCACAATTTATATTTCCTTTCCCAAAGGCATTCATACCAAACAAGTAGAAGAAAAATTTCAAGCTGCAGCGGCAAAAGAACCATTTGTCCGATTGTATCAAAGCCCCGAAGAAGTAGAGATCAGAAAGGTACAGAACACAAACTTTTTAGATCTAGGATTTCGCATCAAAGGAAATACCCTCGTTATCGTATCTGCATTAGACAACCTCGTCAAAGGAGCCGCAGGACAAGCCTTACAGAATTTGAATTTGATGTATGGATATCCTGAAACGGAAGGTCTTGTTACCCTTTAA
- a CDS encoding thioredoxin domain-containing protein yields MTSSKQTTKQLLQKKIQYLDSLISNLKREEELLSYRDADTAVKLEFKNETYVRKLEEVDRELWERQEMEVYSEDEIAISETVFERLDEARNLQEKVQELLVFEMNESKKEYWEFSIKRRLKSHLMQSSGLSWTKNYC; encoded by the coding sequence ATGACTTCATCCAAACAAACTACCAAACAACTTTTACAGAAAAAAATCCAATACTTAGATTCTCTTATCTCCAATTTGAAAAGAGAAGAAGAATTACTTTCTTACAGAGATGCGGATACAGCAGTGAAGTTGGAGTTTAAAAATGAGACTTATGTAAGGAAGTTGGAAGAAGTCGACCGGGAACTTTGGGAAAGACAGGAAATGGAAGTGTACTCAGAAGATGAGATTGCCATTTCGGAAACTGTTTTTGAAAGATTGGATGAGGCTAGAAATCTACAAGAGAAAGTGCAAGAATTGCTTGTTTTCGAAATGAATGAGAGTAAAAAAGAATACTGGGAATTCAGTATCAAACGTAGATTGAAATCACATTTGATGCAGTCCTCCGGTCTCTCATGGACAAAAAATTACTGTTAA
- the dctP gene encoding TRAP transporter substrate-binding protein DctP, translating to MFLRQLKYLVCVSITLTISGGLFAQTTVKLATVAPEGSPWANELAKIKKKIESESQGQIKFKIYPGGQMGGENEILQQVIRGKLQGAGLTAGALANTVKELNVLEIPYLFNSYAQADCVLDDHLQEDFRKLFEAKGLIFVTWAENGYRSIGTKSAPVKTPDDLKGVKIRIQESPVHIAYWKQLGVSGIPIAIPEVLPSLQTGVVEGFDNTPLFTLAAEWQTAIKYFTLTRHIYQPAAILYSKKFWDTLNDEQKKTLMGEGNKLAPGARQAVRSIEKNMIATLKKADVVVYEPSNADLAGFKAAANAVSGQVIGKIGGQSKQIFDKIQKAKAACGG from the coding sequence ATGTTTTTAAGACAATTAAAGTATTTAGTTTGTGTAAGTATTACCCTCACGATCAGTGGGGGTTTATTTGCTCAAACAACCGTTAAGTTGGCAACTGTAGCACCTGAAGGATCTCCATGGGCGAACGAACTTGCCAAAATCAAAAAGAAAATTGAATCGGAATCACAAGGCCAAATTAAGTTCAAAATTTATCCCGGTGGACAAATGGGTGGAGAAAACGAAATCCTCCAACAAGTCATCCGTGGAAAACTGCAAGGTGCTGGCCTCACAGCAGGTGCCCTTGCCAATACAGTCAAAGAATTAAACGTATTAGAGATTCCTTATCTATTTAATTCCTATGCACAAGCAGACTGTGTTTTAGATGACCACTTACAAGAAGACTTTCGTAAACTTTTTGAAGCAAAAGGCCTAATCTTTGTTACTTGGGCAGAAAACGGATATCGTTCCATCGGAACAAAATCAGCTCCGGTAAAAACTCCTGACGACCTAAAAGGTGTCAAAATCAGAATCCAAGAATCTCCAGTGCACATTGCCTATTGGAAACAATTGGGTGTGAGTGGAATTCCAATCGCTATCCCAGAAGTTCTTCCGTCCTTACAAACAGGTGTAGTAGAAGGTTTTGATAACACTCCTCTCTTCACTTTAGCAGCGGAATGGCAAACAGCGATTAAATACTTTACCTTAACTCGCCATATCTACCAACCAGCAGCCATCCTTTATTCAAAAAAGTTTTGGGACACTCTAAACGACGAACAAAAGAAAACTCTTATGGGCGAAGGAAACAAATTGGCTCCAGGTGCTAGACAAGCAGTTCGTTCCATCGAAAAAAACATGATCGCTACTTTAAAAAAAGCAGATGTAGTCGTGTATGAACCATCGAATGCTGATTTGGCTGGTTTTAAAGCTGCGGCAAATGCTGTTTCAGGACAAGTCATTGGTAAAATTGGTGGTCAATCGAAACAAATTTTCGATAAAATCCAAAAAGCCAAAGCGGCTTGCGGCGGATAA
- a CDS encoding TRAP transporter large permease translates to MGSWGILLLLLALILLRQPLIVLMGAITVYCYYFLPDPPLESFHELNSIIGDLFFAGDKEILLAIPLFIIAGNLMTHGSIARRLIRIAQAMTAPIPAGLAIAGVFSCGIFAAISGSSPVTLIAIGGLMYPSLTKAGYPTQFSMGLLASGGTLGIIIPPSIPMIVYAIMVGVSVTDLFIAGIGPGILLMTLLMIYSVLRAGKVGRGKWDWQEIRIAWKEGVLALLMPVVILGGIYSGFFTATESAAIAVFYAILVEVFIHKELSFPKIPKIMAESAEMLGILFLILILAVSLNKFMIENEIPQNLVATMSGLISSPVTFLIGVNILLLIVGMFMDIMSAILVLAPLLAPMAVNYGINPVHFGIIMIVNLEIGYLTPPVGVNLFVASGIFKQPLGKVIQSVAPIVGLFLIGLVLISWIPDISLGLLGGEAAAPTP, encoded by the coding sequence ATGGGTTCTTGGGGAATACTCCTACTCTTACTCGCTTTAATTTTACTCAGACAACCTTTGATTGTGCTTATGGGTGCGATCACTGTGTATTGTTATTACTTTTTACCAGACCCACCTCTTGAGTCCTTCCATGAACTCAACAGCATCATCGGGGATTTATTCTTTGCAGGTGATAAGGAAATCCTACTGGCGATTCCTCTATTCATCATTGCCGGGAATCTAATGACCCATGGAAGTATTGCTAGGCGACTCATTCGGATTGCCCAAGCGATGACTGCACCCATCCCAGCAGGCCTTGCGATTGCAGGGGTATTTTCCTGCGGAATTTTTGCTGCCATCTCTGGATCCTCTCCTGTGACTCTGATTGCCATCGGTGGACTGATGTATCCTTCCTTAACTAAGGCCGGTTACCCCACTCAGTTCTCCATGGGACTTCTTGCTTCCGGTGGAACTCTTGGGATCATCATCCCACCGAGTATTCCCATGATCGTCTATGCGATTATGGTAGGTGTTTCTGTTACCGATCTTTTCATTGCAGGGATTGGTCCTGGAATTCTCCTTATGACCCTTCTCATGATCTACTCTGTGTTACGCGCAGGGAAAGTAGGTCGAGGAAAATGGGACTGGCAAGAAATTCGCATCGCATGGAAAGAAGGTGTTCTTGCCCTTCTTATGCCAGTGGTCATCCTCGGTGGAATTTACTCTGGATTTTTTACAGCAACGGAATCGGCAGCCATCGCAGTTTTTTATGCCATCCTTGTAGAAGTGTTCATCCATAAAGAACTCAGTTTTCCTAAGATCCCTAAGATCATGGCGGAAAGTGCCGAGATGCTCGGGATTCTATTTCTCATTCTTATCCTTGCGGTAAGTTTGAACAAGTTCATGATCGAAAACGAAATTCCTCAGAATTTAGTAGCGACTATGTCTGGTCTCATTTCAAGCCCAGTCACCTTTCTCATTGGTGTAAACATATTGTTACTGATCGTGGGAATGTTCATGGATATCATGAGTGCGATTCTTGTTCTTGCACCTCTCCTGGCACCAATGGCTGTGAACTATGGAATCAACCCAGTTCACTTCGGAATCATTATGATTGTGAATTTGGAAATTGGATATTTAACTCCACCAGTAGGTGTAAACTTATTTGTGGCTTCTGGTATCTTCAAACAACCGTTAGGTAAAGTCATCCAATCGGTAGCACCGATTGTAGGGCTCTTTCTGATTGGCCTTGTTCTCATCAGTTGGATTCCAGACATTTCGCTCGGTCTTTTAGGTGGAGAAGCGGCAGCACCAACACCGTAA
- a CDS encoding DedA family protein, with protein sequence MDFLQTLVSIFMQYGYFAVFGILILCGFGLPVPEDISLTAGGVISGLGYANVHIMFLVGMAGVLLGDCFVFWLGSYYGEKALTLPVLRTVLHPERFDKVREQFKKYGRWVVFFGRFMPGLRMPIFFTAGTSKQISFIRFLFTDGFAALISVPIWVYLGYYGAHNFDELMGWVRNGQTIILGLVGLAIAVVVFYWWRRKHREARGQK encoded by the coding sequence ATGGACTTTCTACAAACTCTAGTTTCCATTTTTATGCAATACGGTTATTTTGCCGTTTTTGGAATTCTGATCCTTTGTGGATTTGGTCTTCCGGTTCCAGAAGACATTTCCCTTACTGCTGGTGGTGTCATCTCAGGCCTTGGTTATGCCAATGTTCACATCATGTTCCTTGTGGGAATGGCTGGTGTCCTCCTCGGAGACTGTTTTGTATTTTGGCTTGGAAGTTACTATGGGGAAAAAGCACTCACCCTTCCCGTCTTAAGGACAGTCCTCCATCCAGAACGTTTTGACAAAGTTCGCGAACAATTTAAAAAATACGGACGTTGGGTGGTTTTCTTTGGGCGGTTTATGCCAGGACTACGGATGCCCATTTTCTTTACCGCTGGCACTTCCAAACAAATCAGTTTCATTCGTTTTTTATTCACAGATGGATTTGCGGCTCTTATCTCCGTTCCCATTTGGGTGTATTTGGGTTATTACGGGGCCCATAATTTTGACGAACTTATGGGTTGGGTCCGGAATGGCCAAACAATCATCCTCGGACTTGTGGGCCTAGCGATTGCCGTGGTTGTCTTCTACTGGTGGCGGAGGAAACACCGAGAAGCTCGAGGGCAAAAATGA
- a CDS encoding TRAP transporter TatT component family protein → MYQTKHWSKIAMAALVLVSVVACGKSRQVKISDSNVERATTPAKLPADLEKLWKNRQNEQDLRQALVGLEKFALENPQYADVKVLLCRGNYLLSDGHLWLKLTGDAETDEKVKEESIQFYDAAVTWCEAALAMNAKFRDKVVKDKLEIEKALDVLGPQDIDALYWRYAALAKWSRMVGFTTLLSNRSKFSAMINRAKEIEKAMGKEYFYSATLRYDAASNALSPTGDKKLADKLFEEAIAKHPNYFAVRVLYAESRLKGNEDKFKKQLEFVLKNKAASLPEIEADQIVEQRKAKKLLDEL, encoded by the coding sequence ATGTACCAAACGAAACATTGGTCAAAAATCGCAATGGCAGCTCTCGTGCTCGTTTCCGTGGTTGCCTGTGGAAAATCAAGACAAGTGAAAATCTCTGACTCAAATGTAGAGAGAGCCACAACCCCAGCAAAACTTCCAGCTGACTTAGAAAAATTATGGAAGAACCGACAAAACGAACAAGACCTAAGACAAGCACTTGTTGGTTTAGAAAAGTTTGCATTAGAGAATCCTCAATATGCAGATGTGAAAGTTTTACTCTGTCGCGGAAATTATCTTTTAAGTGACGGACATCTTTGGTTAAAACTGACTGGTGATGCTGAAACGGACGAAAAAGTAAAAGAAGAGTCCATCCAATTTTATGATGCAGCCGTTACTTGGTGTGAAGCTGCTCTTGCAATGAATGCAAAATTCAGAGACAAAGTTGTTAAAGATAAACTAGAGATTGAAAAAGCTTTGGATGTTCTTGGACCACAAGACATTGATGCTCTCTATTGGAGATATGCAGCTCTTGCAAAATGGTCTCGTATGGTAGGATTTACCACTCTACTTTCCAACCGTTCTAAATTCTCAGCCATGATCAACCGTGCTAAAGAAATTGAAAAAGCTATGGGTAAAGAATATTTCTACTCTGCAACACTTAGGTATGACGCAGCAAGTAATGCTCTTTCTCCGACTGGAGACAAAAAATTAGCGGACAAACTGTTCGAAGAAGCCATTGCAAAACACCCTAACTACTTTGCTGTACGTGTGTTATATGCAGAAAGTCGCCTCAAAGGAAATGAAGACAAATTCAAAAAACAATTAGAATTTGTTTTAAAAAACAAAGCGGCATCTCTACCTGAAATCGAAGCAGATCAAATCGTAGAACAACGCAAAGCAAAGAAATTACTCGACGAACTATAG
- a CDS encoding glutathione S-transferase N-terminal domain-containing protein, giving the protein MYQLYSNSRSPYSKRVHIYLQYRQIPYETITK; this is encoded by the coding sequence ATGTACCAATTGTATTCTAATTCGCGTTCCCCCTATAGCAAACGTGTGCATATCTATCTTCAATATAGACAGATTCCCTATGAAACCATTACTAAGTGA
- a CDS encoding TRAP transporter small permease: MKFVERILNTLSFGEKWAGGICFLLLTLLMIADVSKREVIDKVFSWIMDVTEAYPNTSFAGFVGDWSVYIAESIHGGTSGFLEWLGLGGIIWAQKLSLYFMLWGGLFGSALASAKGSHLRPEIADKVLPKALLPYIKIVEQWVISVFFLFLAYLSVIYVLESISLDEVNPVTELHLWKVQIIFPYIFLSMGFRHLCYGIFPALIPSDINEATEALELAEAELFEPNSRGNR; the protein is encoded by the coding sequence ATGAAATTCGTCGAACGAATTCTAAACACTTTGAGTTTCGGCGAGAAATGGGCGGGAGGGATTTGTTTCCTTCTGCTCACTCTTCTCATGATTGCGGACGTTTCCAAACGAGAAGTAATCGATAAAGTTTTCAGTTGGATTATGGATGTAACAGAAGCCTATCCGAATACCAGTTTTGCTGGTTTTGTCGGTGATTGGAGTGTATACATTGCAGAATCCATCCACGGAGGAACCTCCGGATTTTTAGAGTGGCTCGGCCTTGGTGGAATCATTTGGGCACAAAAACTTTCCCTCTATTTTATGTTATGGGGAGGACTATTTGGTTCAGCCCTTGCAAGTGCCAAAGGCTCTCATCTCCGTCCAGAAATTGCAGACAAAGTATTACCAAAAGCATTGTTGCCTTACATCAAAATTGTAGAGCAGTGGGTAATTTCTGTTTTCTTTTTATTCCTAGCTTACCTCTCTGTCATTTATGTTCTAGAAAGTATCAGTTTAGATGAAGTGAATCCCGTAACGGAACTTCACTTATGGAAAGTACAAATCATTTTTCCTTACATCTTTCTCTCTATGGGTTTTAGACATTTGTGTTATGGAATTTTTCCAGCCCTCATTCCTTCCGATATCAATGAAGCAACAGAAGCATTGGAACTTGCGGAAGCGGAACTTTTTGAACCAAACTCACGGGGGAATCGCTAA
- a CDS encoding deoxyguanosinetriphosphate triphosphohydrolase has product MKKGRNELLEEEEKILAPYAVGSRNPGEREYPEPEHPYRLPFQRDRDRIIHSHAFKRLEYKTQVFVYSEGDHFRNRLTHTLEVAGISKTISKVLGLNEDLSETIALAHDLGHSPFGHAGQEALSELMRGKGGFEHNKQSLRVVQKLERRYPDFPGLNLCGETLLGIMKHGGDYETSDLSDVRRDTGPSLEAMVVDSSDEITYSAHDLEDGLESGLLTLSDVKELKVWKRIEDSLPKTNPSDKDSISRSAGRILLNLMVSDLIDSIDSRLQEYSIHSREDVSFAFQNQKKLVQFSEGFQIEFKELKSYLFGKLYRHPEVSRMSERGKETIFLLFKHFESHPESIPESYRNREEEEGRMRIICDYIAGMTDRFAIEKLKREGILWFPY; this is encoded by the coding sequence ATGAAGAAAGGGAGAAACGAACTCCTAGAGGAAGAAGAAAAAATCCTTGCTCCCTATGCTGTAGGTAGTAGAAATCCAGGCGAAAGGGAGTATCCTGAACCGGAACATCCATATCGTCTTCCCTTTCAAAGAGATAGGGATCGTATCATTCATTCCCATGCCTTCAAACGTTTGGAATACAAAACCCAAGTTTTTGTGTATTCGGAAGGGGATCATTTTCGCAATCGACTCACGCATACCTTAGAAGTCGCAGGAATTTCGAAAACCATCTCCAAGGTTCTTGGACTCAACGAAGATTTAAGTGAAACCATAGCTCTCGCCCATGATTTGGGTCATTCTCCCTTCGGACATGCGGGCCAAGAGGCACTTTCGGAACTGATGCGAGGCAAAGGTGGTTTTGAACACAACAAACAATCGTTACGTGTGGTTCAAAAGTTGGAACGTAGATACCCTGATTTTCCAGGTCTTAATCTTTGCGGTGAAACTTTACTCGGGATTATGAAACATGGAGGGGACTATGAAACTTCCGACCTATCGGATGTTCGGCGGGACACCGGCCCTTCTTTGGAAGCAATGGTAGTGGATAGTTCTGATGAAATTACTTACAGTGCCCATGATTTGGAAGATGGGTTGGAAAGTGGACTTCTGACACTTAGCGATGTAAAGGAACTGAAAGTGTGGAAACGAATTGAAGATTCGCTTCCAAAAACAAATCCATCGGACAAAGATTCCATTTCTCGCTCTGCCGGAAGGATTCTTCTCAACCTTATGGTTTCTGATTTGATTGATAGCATAGACAGTCGTTTACAAGAATATTCTATTCATTCAAGAGAGGATGTGTCATTTGCATTTCAGAACCAAAAGAAACTTGTACAATTTTCCGAAGGGTTTCAGATCGAATTCAAAGAGCTCAAATCCTATTTGTTTGGAAAACTCTATCGTCATCCAGAAGTATCTAGGATGAGTGAGAGGGGCAAAGAAACTATATTTTTACTCTTCAAACATTTTGAGTCTCATCCGGAATCGATTCCTGAGTCTTACAGAAATCGGGAGGAAGAAGAGGGACGAATGCGGATCATTTGTGATTATATCGCAGGAATGACTGACCGGTTTGCCATCGAAAAGTTAAAACGAGAAGGGATCCTTTGGTTTCCTTATTGA
- a CDS encoding J domain-containing protein, whose product MDKKLLLNDSLHFLGLSPGFTESELKESYHKLAKKYHPDSGEFTSDVMFLELNKHYESLKDYLLIHPEEEVVAEGSGGRYGDADTNSPSVKPSKDPIFHEYKQAKEKETKAILRYYEKRDLHPIELSENLNKELVQLRKDLEPVLSVYTEILKKHSTSLWAKDAKDSLERLKVWWS is encoded by the coding sequence ATGGACAAAAAATTACTGTTAAATGATTCCCTCCATTTTTTAGGCCTCTCTCCCGGATTTACGGAATCCGAACTCAAGGAATCCTATCACAAACTAGCAAAAAAATACCATCCTGATTCCGGCGAATTTACAAGTGATGTTATGTTTTTAGAACTAAATAAACATTACGAATCCTTAAAAGACTATCTTCTCATCCATCCCGAAGAGGAAGTTGTGGCCGAAGGAAGTGGAGGTCGGTATGGAGATGCAGATACAAACAGTCCTTCGGTCAAACCTTCTAAAGATCCAATATTTCATGAATACAAGCAGGCCAAGGAAAAGGAAACCAAAGCCATTTTGCGTTATTATGAAAAACGAGATCTCCATCCCATTGAACTTTCGGAAAACTTAAATAAGGAATTGGTTCAACTGAGAAAGGACTTAGAACCCGTTCTTTCTGTCTATACAGAGATTTTAAAAAAGCATTCTACAAGTCTTTGGGCAAAAGATGCCAAAGATTCTTTGGAACGCCTTAAAGTTTGGTGGAGTTAA
- a CDS encoding LIC11661 family lipoprotein has translation MNIVSFLFRCPCAVLFPFLVIGCTNYSTTASVQAPPTLISVVNNGNSNFTIKVRAQNPEFIFQGYRLYSGISEKEVQNPTDLNLGSDCILGPSTLVQPTEYTFEIDPSTKANATGITCRIFATLTPGTYIAMRTLGLAINLQNSSSSFKVSTSSNALIVP, from the coding sequence ATGAACATCGTTTCTTTTCTATTCCGCTGTCCCTGCGCGGTTCTGTTTCCTTTTCTTGTGATTGGTTGCACCAACTATTCGACAACCGCCTCCGTCCAGGCACCTCCGACACTTATCTCCGTTGTCAATAATGGGAATTCTAATTTTACCATCAAGGTTAGGGCCCAAAACCCCGAGTTTATTTTCCAAGGTTACCGCCTCTACTCAGGAATCTCAGAAAAAGAGGTGCAAAACCCTACAGATCTTAACTTAGGGAGCGATTGTATCCTTGGACCCTCCACTCTAGTCCAACCCACTGAGTACACATTTGAAATCGATCCTTCCACTAAGGCTAACGCCACCGGGATCACTTGCCGAATTTTTGCGACACTCACGCCTGGAACCTACATTGCCATGCGCACACTTGGTCTTGCCATCAACCTACAAAATAGCAGCAGTTCGTTTAAGGTGTCGACCTCTTCGAATGCTCTTATTGTCCCTTAA
- a CDS encoding nucleoside phosphorylase-I family protein, with protein sequence MLPFNPNQILVTGAFEGEVGILRDSRVFPHLRVMGIGNLEAAVNLSDYLFRNKEIRRIVFFGSCGAYEWSGIPIKSVVSPNLVFTKELTHALKLSKQIPESPDSYELIPDKNFRPVRCNAPTTITLTELKTPPEDSWVSLEVENLELFGIAKVAAKFSISLTAYLAVTNLVGPNGSADWANHWKELSHSLQNQFLQK encoded by the coding sequence TTGTTACCCTTTAATCCTAACCAAATACTCGTTACCGGAGCCTTCGAGGGTGAAGTCGGAATCCTTCGTGATTCGAGAGTTTTTCCTCATCTTCGAGTGATGGGAATTGGGAACTTAGAAGCAGCTGTCAATTTATCCGATTATCTTTTTCGAAACAAAGAGATTAGGCGTATTGTTTTTTTTGGATCTTGCGGGGCCTACGAATGGAGTGGAATTCCCATAAAGTCTGTTGTGTCACCAAATCTCGTTTTTACGAAAGAACTGACACACGCATTAAAACTATCCAAACAAATCCCAGAGTCTCCTGACTCTTACGAATTGATCCCAGACAAAAACTTTCGCCCTGTTCGCTGTAATGCTCCGACGACAATCACACTCACGGAGCTAAAAACCCCGCCAGAGGACTCTTGGGTTAGTTTAGAAGTGGAAAATTTGGAACTATTTGGCATTGCGAAAGTGGCGGCTAAGTTTTCTATTTCTCTAACGGCCTATCTAGCAGTAACCAATCTTGTTGGCCCCAACGGATCAGCAGACTGGGCCAATCATTGGAAAGAGCTTTCCCATTCCTTACAGAACCAATTTTTACAGAAATGA
- a CDS encoding Tll0287-like domain-containing protein: MGKIYCKDMSYLIFMLLLLSSLGCQKIDYEAIAKGITKEAKANLTEKLTTSIAAGGTVQAIPFCKQNAGPFTNALGMKNDVLLRRISDKPRNPLNVVSDEERRIFLEIGANQSKEGEYPTKTVVKKDFVTVYIPIPTAGLCLQCHGEPNLDIKKDTLMVLQKEYPGDLARGYRVGSLRGLFSVRFAK, encoded by the coding sequence ATGGGAAAAATCTACTGCAAAGATATGAGTTATCTGATTTTTATGCTTTTACTTTTGAGCAGCTTGGGTTGCCAAAAGATAGACTATGAAGCGATTGCAAAGGGCATTACGAAAGAAGCCAAGGCAAATCTCACTGAAAAATTGACTACATCCATTGCCGCGGGAGGAACCGTGCAGGCCATTCCGTTCTGTAAACAAAATGCAGGGCCGTTTACCAACGCATTGGGAATGAAAAATGACGTTCTTCTTCGTCGAATTTCAGACAAACCAAGGAATCCGTTGAATGTTGTTTCGGATGAGGAAAGAAGAATTTTTTTGGAAATCGGTGCCAACCAATCGAAGGAAGGTGAGTATCCAACAAAGACGGTAGTTAAAAAGGACTTTGTGACAGTGTATATCCCCATCCCCACAGCGGGACTTTGTCTTCAGTGCCATGGGGAACCAAATTTAGACATCAAAAAAGATACTTTGATGGTTTTGCAAAAGGAATACCCGGGGGATTTGGCACGTGGGTATCGAGTGGGGAGTTTAAGAGGCCTTTTTTCTGTGCGGTTTGCCAAGTAG